AAACCCTAGCAAGAAAATTAGCGCAAGCTGCCATGGTGGTGTTCGCTGTCACCGCTGCTTTGCTCATCACATGCGCATTCATCACCATCACAAAAACTTCAAACTGATATATCACACATAGCAATCATTCACAAAAGGGGATGCCAAAGAATTTATCAATCATCATACAACAATATCATATCATTCATAGAAGGGGCACACTGGCCGACACCTAGAGTTTATCATCGTCCTCATCCATGACGAACTCCTGGGCGAGGTCGGGTAGGGACGCCGAGGTCCGCGTCGCGGTGGCCTGGTTGAGCAGAAGCTCGGATGCTGCAGACGCAGGCGGAAGCGCCGCGCTCGCGGCCGCtggggaggtggtggaggaccTCGAAGAGGCACTCCTCTGCTGCTCCACCACCAAACAGAAATCAAGAATCAAGAAACCACCATTAGAGCAAACCAAACACCTcaaatcaacaacaacaacaacaagaagaagatttaagtaaaaaaaaaacaacaaggAGAAGAAACCTCACCGAGGTGGCCGGTGGgtggggatggaggaggcggtACCTGGCGGTTAGATCTGTGCGTCCCCGGCTTCGTGGAGGCCGGATCCGATGTCTAGCAGCTGAGGGACGACGGTCGGTGGCGGAGGTGAGGGAGGCGTCGGTGGTGTTGGTAGCTGGGAGGCGGGGGCAGGCGTCGGCAGTCGGATCCGGCTTCCTGGCGGACAGATCTGGCAGCCGGCAGTCAGGTGGCTGCGGTGTCGTGGACGTGGATCCGGCGCCAGCAGATCCGGTGGCGAAGGAGAAGGCTGTCGGCGGTGGGGGAGAGGCCGCAGTTTGGTCGGCGGTGGGGGAGAAGTCCGCGACCCGTAGGCCCACCAGATCCGGTGGCCGGCAgtccggtggtggaggagaaggcggtCGGCGGTAGGTTAGAGGCCGTGGTCCGGTCGGCGGTGGGAGAGAGGTCCGCGACCCATAGGCccaccagatccggcggccGGGGGTCGGGGAAAGGCCTTGTGGCTGGATCCGCGTCCCGTACGCCAGATCCGGTAGTCGGCGGTCGGCAGTCGGGAGGCGGAGGTTGCCGCGGACACCgtcgggaggcggaggaggtggccgcgGATGCCGGCTATTAAGGATGAAGACGGCGACGGGTGGTGGGGTGGAGGCGGCAACCGGGAactgggggaggaggcggctggtGAGGGAGATGAGAGGAGTAagatgagagggaggaagaTGAGTGGTGCTGGGGTGGTGGGTACGGGGATGGGGGGGATTTTGAAGCTTTTTTTAAGTCATCTATGACGGGTGCAAGGTGATAACTCGTTAGAGATGAGCTATCTCATCTTTGACGGGTTGCAGACTTAACACCCGTCACTGGTATCTAGTCACCTGTGACAGGCCGAGAATGGAACCCGTCAAAGGGACACCTCTGACGGGTTCCATTCTCGATCCATCACAGGTGACTAGATGCCTGTGACGGCCCGCAACCGGATGGCTCACTGATGACGGTATCCCGTAGGACCCATCAAAGGTGACCCTCATCACTGACCAACACttatgcccgtcacagatatgCCGTCAAAGGTGTGAGGATCTGGCGTAgtgacaagaagaagaaattcgCATTGACAGAGCAAAGCATTCCAAGAACGATAATAAGAATGAATCCTTCTAAGATACAAGTATATCGATCTTAGTTGTAGTTTAGCTGTACTTAGCTAGCTGCCTAGCTGTAGTTCAGTCTGCCGTTCTGATAGGTAGCTAATTGCCGGATTATGGAGTATGACATCCTTATTTAGGTAAACATATTGTGGTATGATATGGAGAATTATGCCGCTTTTGCTCTGCTGATTAGTGATTAGAGCCAAGTTTTAGCTGTCGAACTTGTATAATTTCGAAACCCCTTTGCTCTGTAGCTCTTAAATCTTTGCATTTCAAACCAACTGAAGCTTGTAGTCTTAGCAATCTACTGATGTCTATTTTACAGATCTAAGTATTTTAATATAAGTATGAATGAGTCTAAAACTATGATGTGCTATGTAATATTGCAGAACTCTTGAGCTAGAACTTATTATTACCTATTcatataactaatttatttatttatttaaaattgacAAATCAAAGATATTACTGGATAATAGGTTCCTTGGTAAGTAGTGATTCCCTTGATAGATCTAGGTACATATACATACTACAACAAGATTACAATTATGTCAGTGTGTAGACTAAATCCCAAAAAGACGCTTTTATTTACCTTAATCCTGTTTTAGAAAGAAGTTATGATGTTCATGTAAAGTCGAAATTTGATTGCAGAGTAATATATCTTAGATACAAAATCTTAGCTTTGTTCTAAATAATTTGTTGGAAGTTACAGCGGCAAGGCATAATACCAAAATCTGTCAGCTTGACATAAGATTTTGTGTACTACTGTAATATGCATGTATGGAGTCCAGGAGTTGTCCAATTTTATATGTATAAGCATTATGCTATAAATGATGTGCTAATATGCCTTGATTTTGCATAACCTCCCAGTTGCTATCTTTGTTTCTATGAATATTTACTATATAAAAATGGTAGGTGTCTTAACTATGTGAGCTCTTGCTTTCAAtgctttacaattaatacataATGTTCATTTAAATGTTTGTATATCAATAACCTTTATTTAACTTCCAGCTCTTATTATTGCAGCAAAATGATGAAGAAAACACTGAACATTTTTTGTTCAAGCAAAGGGTATAACAGCTCCATTAATGTGCATGGAGAAAAGCAACAGTTCACTTCATATATCTGTTCAAGAGTACTTCTTTCGGTGTATATATAAAATAGTTCCATTATATGTGTATGGACAAAAAAACACTGGTCCAGTAACTAGATCCATAAGTATGTCTGTGTCATTCAGATGGAGCTCTATCAAAAGCTCTGAAGGTATGAACTACTGTCCTATTTCCAAATATGAGCAGCAATATTCGTTAAATTGATAAATTTTCACTTTAACATTTCTATTTGTCAATTGGTCCATACCATCATGGAGCACCATGGTTTCAAGATACTGACAAGTTGAAATAGGGTTGTCTCGACCAAAATCTGAGTATTCATAAATTGACAATTCCAAGTTCAGTGAAGTTCTCTGATTCTTCACTTATGTGTGAACAACAGATTAGTAGTATTTTTCCTGAGACATTTGGGTAGATTAGTAGTATTATTCCTTAGACATTTGGGTAGATTAGTAGTATTATTATTCCTGGGACATATTTGGGTATACGACATATTTCAATTTATAAGTGCTGAATGTGATAGTTGATCTAATGCACTTGCATTTATTCCGATCTCGATCAAtatgcaaaattgcaaatcACATCAGCTCGATACTCAATAGGTCCAAATGGCAGTACCGTTCCGTGCGGCAAAGCCACGGGTACTTGCTAGTTATGTATTAAAATGGGTCCTCTCGTTGTAATTTACTTTTCAGATTTTACCTCAGCTTCATGGTTATGCTGATGGTTTTTTCTTTGATCGACATGTCATATTTATTTACTTTAATTTAATCATGTGCCCTACTGCATTCAGCTAGCTAATACATAGGAGTATATTGATGGACTACTCTTTGGAATCTTGGAGACAATATAAGGTAGCTCTACCTATGATCCTTCAGTTTTGATCCTGTTTTGTGTGTCCTTTTGGATTTGCAGAGCACCCCATCTGCTCAAATCATCTTACACTAAATTTTGTTGTCTCACATATGCCTAGGAGGACTACTGAGTTggacattgattttttttttttttgctgagttATTTGTGGGTGGACCAGTGTGGACTTAGTGAATCTAGTTTGCTCTTGTGGCTGCATTTGTTAAGTTAACCTAGGAGGCTAGGACCTTATTTTGATATCTAGGATATGGTGGAATTGAACCTAGTTTGCAATTGTAGCTGGATTTATTTTGCTATGGTATGTACTGATGTGAGGTTACATGTGAATGGGCTTTGATTGTATGTGATTGGGCTTTACCTGTATGTGTTTGGGATGATAAATGGACTTGTGCTATATTGAATGATAATTGGGCCTTTATGTATTATGATATATGGGTTGTTATATCTTGAGCTTATATGGGCTTTTGTAATGGGCTGAAATGAGTTTATATGCTTAGCCCATAAACAGATTGCTCCATTCATGGACCTTTAACAGCCCATAAGAAATTTCATGACGATTCAGGTTGTCACAATTAACATGCCATGTCAACTCCACGTGGCAATGTACTACGATTTTATGACGTTTGTTGTCCTACATGGCAACTTCATAGTCATCCAGGCTTAGTGTGTGACGTTTTTTAGGCTAGATAATGACGAATATGAGCGTCACAAAGTTATGACGACAGAAGGATCGTCACTAGATTAATGACGGAAAAATAAGGTTTCGTCATAGAATGCCATTAGAGACGCATGATAGGTGACGAATAAATTTTCGTCACGCGAGCGTCACAGATTACGAAATGTGACGAAATTTTATGTGTTTGTGACGTAAATGAAGCGTCATCTATCATAAGATTTCTTGTAGTGATgtcttagctctcctcctgttttgatccctccacagaaaggaattccttttagattatatctatcggcCTTCTTGTAGtgatatcttagctctcctcctgttttgatccctccacagaaaggaattccttttagattatatctatcggccggtgagaagtcaatcggctcagtcttgattcaggagttggatgGAAAAGAACGAGTTGTATTTTATCCTAGttgtcggctcttggatgctgaaacTAAATATTTCCCTATGGAGAAGTTATGCCCGTGtctgtatttttcgtgtacaaggttgaggcattatctactatCCAACGAGTGTACTGTCATATGCAAGGCTGATGTTGTcaaatacatgttatcggctctaattttgaaaggaagggttggaaagtggatattctctttaactgagtttgatcttcggtatgagtcgccAAACGCAATTAAGGGACATGCTATAGCcaattttattgtggaacatcgtgatgattcaatcggctcggttaagattgtgccatggactttattctttgatggatcggtgtgtactgatggttgtggtatcggcttagttCTAATTTCCCATAGgggggcatgttttgagtttgcttatactattaaaccttatgcgactAATAACCAAGCTGAGTGTGAGGCAATGCTCAAAGGGTTacaattactcaaggaagttgaagccgatgctattgaaatcatgggggattctttgctggtgatcagtcaattggcaggagaatataaatgcaagaatgatacattaacggtttataatgagaagtgacAAAGATTGATGAAGGAGTTTCGGTtggttactttgaagcatgtatatCCTTTACATTGGCCAAAAGACTCTGCAGGCAATGTTCTAGCTCATTCAAACgtttatttgggatttttatgGCCAGATCTAGTCGTTCTCGGGTCGTCATCGTGTTCGTTGTGTTGCCGGGCATCTCCAACGCCGTCGCTGCTTCCTGGACCTCTCCGACCCCTTTCAGCTGCACGGTGAGACACTGCATACCCCTGAACACCCCATGCATGCACCCATATAGCCCATTCCGAGCTGTAGCTCGACATGCATGCGCATACCAAGAACCACCGCCGCTGTAGCTTGTTTTTCGCGAGCTACAGACCACCTCTTTCATCAGCGCGGACACCTACGTGTTCGCATGGACCTCCTCTACAGTTTCTCTCTGTTGAACTCGACCCCATCCGAGCCTCCGTTCGCCGCCGGCAGGCTCTAGACTGAGCCCAGCCAATGGCTGCCGCCCCGTGAGCTCGAGCCAGGGACCTCATCGGTGAATTAGCTAGACTTGAGGgttctttccaaaaaaaaaaaacagaccaaGACACATAACACTCTAGCCTTGACCGCTCTGTAATATCCAGGAAGTTCTTAATGGAAAACTGTTTTCAACATGTGCTGAAATTGTACTAACTTCAAAAAtgtgtagaaaattcatctgaACTCCGTTTGAGCTGAACCAAATTTCTATGGATTAATAGAAACGTGATCTACAATGTTGTAAAATGAAAATGGCTAACTTCTGTACTGGTTTTCCTCTAAAATTGTGAATGGATCTAGGTATCATTTTAGTAGTCTAGATCTTGGACAATGCATAAGTAAATATTGGAATATGATAAACATATAAACTAATTTTGTTGAACTTGTAAAATGGTACTCTTCACTTCTGTGGAAAAGATTTTGACAAAACTACCTCCTAAAGTAGGTCTAAAACGATTAAGTAATCCTCTTTTTATTAaagttgtaaaattcataactaaatattttaactCCAAATGTAGGGAGCCAAGTTTTGTTAGAACCAGTGGGTTATGATCTTTGAATTAAAAATGATAGCACTTGTGAAATCTAACTAGAAAATGTCAGCATTTCATATGACCTAGGGTAGTTCATATGTAATTACAGAAATGCCATTTTCAGTGTATATGGCTtgttatttttatatctatcAAACCACAAATGTAAATGAGATGATTCTTGTTTTCTAAAACCAGTTTATCGTACTCTCTACCTACTGTAATTAGGCCATGATTTATAGAGCATGTTgcatatgcatgtttatttgaatCTTATTTGCATATTTGCCTCTTATCGGTAGATTCGGAGAATCCAGAGAGTAACGAGCCATATCCAGAGGAGGATAGTGACTATCCTCAGCAGCAAGGCAAGCACCTAAGCATATAGAACCTATgctttttcaaaataaataatttggttgcaatctatacgtatatatatatgcatgcattgccTAGATATTAATATTGTTGGTTTATGGTGTATGGGTAGAACCTATTTATGCATTTAGTTCTTGTGATATTGCTCTCCTTATACCCTATGACCACTGGTTGGGATTACTTGGGATGTCTTATTCATTAAtacttagccatgcttagtgctAATAGAACTATAGGGATGGACAGTGCTATTAATTGTGGTATATAGACAACTTGCATTATGGGGTATAAAACTTGAGCACTTACACTAAATAATGGTTGATGAAATATGTTGGACTTGGACGGGTGATAGGGCGATGATGGGAGGTGGGTTTCCCCTGATGCAAGTAGCCCCGTCTAGGTCGTTAAGGACCGAACATTTTGACATTTATTCAAGCACCCTTCGTACTTACCACATGCCTTATTTGGGACCGGCTTGTCCTTTACTAGTTCTACTATGATCATTTATACCACGTTGGAGAGACGTGAGGGCAGGTAGACCTTTGGAGGGCCTCGGGTGCCTATGTTGGCCGGGGGTGTCTCCCACGTGGCGCGCCCGCCTTGGTCACATCACGCACGCACGTGACTTGAGTCGTCGGGAACCCCAGCGTGGTATAGGTGGTTGGGTAGGGCTAAGAAAGGGCATGTAATGAGCTTGAATCACTTGTGTACCGCACTCGACGGGGTGTGTAGCATTTGATCTTTGTTCATTTTGTGTGGGTCCAGTTGTaaacctctgatcagagtataatctattcgaatagtcgcgTCCTCGGTTATGGACAATGCTTGATGTGTTAGTCAGTTATGTTAGCATCAAATGTGGATTATTATGGATGGGATTATGTTTGATGGTGGTGTTGGCATGTTGTGCCATGTTGGCATGGACTTTGGTAGTCCATGGTTGATGATGAGAGCGCCGTTTTGGGCTCATTTGCTTATACATTTCAGAATTATATACTTGCTGTccataaattaaaatgatgctAGATTTACTTGTCCTTGCTTATTTTACTCATTAATTGCTCAATAAaattagctttatgcaaatgttgaACCTAGAGACCCACTATAGGCTAGAAAGTTTGCATACTTCTTTctcccttatatatatatatatatatatatatatatatatatatatatatatatatatatatatatatatatatatatatatatatatatatataattttgggtaAGACTTGCGAGTACAATCTTGTACTTAAACCGGTGTCTGCAATTTCAGGAGAGGATTCCGGTTATGAGTTATGTTTCTTGTGTGGTCATTGCTCtgccgagggcggcgagggcaaTGAGTGATCTCTTGCAGCTTGGCTCTTGCCCGGTTGGTTTACCCTAGTGGGGTTGAGGCACCACCGGTTTTATCTTTTGCTTATGAACTCTAATTGAGACTTCCACTGCTATATTTATGTGTTGAATGTTGGGACCTCGGACCCTATTTTGTGTCATGTACCTCGCTGCACTTTAACCCTATCATGGTACATGCTATGTTTATTAATTGCTTGCGATGAAAGTGTGAGGCTAGTCGCATTCCTGGGGACTAGCTAATCATGAGTAACGGGTTTTGATCGCTTGAGATAATCCAGGATAGTGCTTTGGATCGAGTCACTGGGGTAT
The nucleotide sequence above comes from Oryza glaberrima chromosome 11, OglaRS2, whole genome shotgun sequence. Encoded proteins:
- the LOC127755687 gene encoding extensin-like, which translates into the protein MRVTFDGSYGIPSSVSHPVAGRHRHLVTCDGSRMEPVRGVPLTGSILGLSQLQNPPHPRTHHPSTTHLPPSHLTPLISLTSRLLPQFPVAASTPPPVAVFILNSRHPRPPPPPPDGVRGNLRLPTADRRLPDLAYGTRIQPQGLSPTPGRRIWWAYGSRTSLPPPTGPRPLTYRRPPSPPPPDCRPPDLVGLRVADFSPTADQTAASPPPPTAFSFATGSAGAGSTSTTPQPPDCRLPDLSARKPDPTADACPRLPATNTTDASLTSATDRRPSAARHRIRPPRSRGRTDLTARYRLLHPHPPATSQRSASSRSSTTSPAAASAALPPASAASELLLNQATATRTSASLPDLAQEFVMDEDDDKL